A DNA window from Hydrogenophaga taeniospiralis contains the following coding sequences:
- the nifD gene encoding nitrogenase molybdenum-iron protein alpha chain has product MTATVEDRKATNKALIDEVLKAYPEKMAKRRAKHLGTFEEGKPDCGVKSNIKSLPGVMTIRGCAYAGSKGVVWGPIKDMVHISHGPVGCGQYSWAARRNYYIGTTGIDTFVTMQFTSDFQEKDIVFGGDKKLDKIIDEIQELFPLNKGISIQSECPIGLIGDDIEAVSKKKSKEYEGKTIVPVRCEGFRGVSQSLGHHLANDAIRDWVFDRTDPNKHPEFVSTPYDVAIIGDYNIGGDAWSSRILLEEMGLRVISQWSGDGTIAEIENTPKAKLNVLHCYRSMNYISRHMEEKYGIPWVEYNFFGPTMIEKSLREIASHFDDSIKAKAEAVIAKYKPLMQAVIDKFKPRLQGKKVMLFVGGLRPRHVIGAYEDLGMEVVGTGYEFGHGDDYQRTTHYVKDGTLIYDDVTGYEFEKFVEQVQPDLVGSGIKEKYVFQKMGVPFRQMHSWDYSGPYHGYDGFAIFARDMDMAISSPIWGLTKAPWKKAA; this is encoded by the coding sequence ATGACTGCCACAGTTGAAGACCGCAAGGCCACGAACAAAGCCTTGATTGATGAAGTGCTGAAGGCCTATCCGGAAAAGATGGCCAAGCGCAGGGCGAAGCACCTGGGCACGTTCGAAGAAGGCAAGCCGGACTGCGGCGTCAAGTCCAACATCAAGTCCCTGCCGGGCGTCATGACCATCCGCGGTTGTGCCTACGCCGGCTCCAAGGGCGTGGTGTGGGGGCCCATCAAGGACATGGTCCACATCAGCCACGGCCCGGTGGGCTGCGGCCAGTACAGCTGGGCCGCGCGCCGCAACTACTACATCGGCACCACTGGCATCGACACCTTCGTGACGATGCAGTTCACGAGCGATTTCCAGGAAAAGGACATCGTGTTCGGTGGTGACAAGAAACTCGACAAGATCATTGACGAGATCCAGGAGCTGTTCCCCCTGAACAAGGGCATCTCGATCCAGAGCGAGTGCCCGATCGGCCTGATCGGCGACGACATCGAAGCCGTGTCGAAGAAGAAGAGCAAGGAGTACGAAGGCAAGACCATCGTGCCCGTGCGCTGCGAAGGTTTTCGCGGCGTGAGCCAGTCGCTCGGCCACCACCTGGCCAACGACGCGATCCGCGACTGGGTGTTCGATCGCACCGACCCGAACAAGCACCCCGAGTTCGTCTCCACGCCGTACGACGTGGCCATCATCGGCGACTACAACATCGGCGGAGACGCCTGGTCCAGCCGCATCCTGCTCGAAGAAATGGGGCTGCGCGTGATCTCGCAGTGGTCCGGCGACGGCACCATCGCCGAGATCGAGAACACGCCCAAGGCCAAGCTCAACGTGCTGCACTGCTACCGCTCGATGAACTACATCAGCCGCCACATGGAAGAGAAGTACGGCATTCCATGGGTGGAATACAACTTCTTCGGCCCGACCATGATCGAGAAGAGCCTGCGCGAGATCGCCAGCCACTTCGACGACAGCATCAAGGCCAAGGCCGAAGCCGTGATCGCCAAGTACAAGCCGCTGATGCAGGCCGTGATCGACAAGTTCAAGCCGCGCCTGCAGGGCAAGAAGGTCATGCTGTTCGTGGGCGGTCTGCGCCCGCGCCACGTGATCGGCGCCTACGAAGACCTGGGCATGGAGGTGGTCGGCACCGGCTACGAATTCGGCCACGGCGACGACTACCAGCGCACCACGCACTACGTGAAAGACGGCACGCTGATCTACGACGACGTGACCGGCTACGAGTTCGAGAAGTTCGTGGAGCAGGTGCAGCCCGACCTGGTGGGCTCGGGCATCAAGGAAAAGTACGTGTTCCAGAAGATGGGCGTGCCCTTCCGCCAGATGCACAGCTGGGACTACTCCGGCCCCTACCACGGCTACGACGGCTTCGCCATCTTCGCGCGTGACATGGACATGGCGATCAGCTCTCCCATCTGGGGCCTGACGAAAGCGCCCTGGAAGAAGGCCGCCTGA
- a CDS encoding RebB family R body protein: protein MAFPTAVNSQITDSVSQANTKVLGDAPAVAMGNLFVATGQALSNAAHNATNNQQQSYVTMQASTTQSVATMLSVDTASTGVSTGKVLGLH, encoded by the coding sequence ATGGCTTTCCCTACCGCAGTCAACAGTCAGATCACCGACTCTGTTTCCCAGGCCAACACCAAGGTGCTGGGCGATGCCCCGGCCGTGGCCATGGGCAACCTGTTCGTGGCCACCGGCCAGGCCTTGTCCAACGCCGCGCACAACGCCACCAACAACCAGCAGCAGTCCTACGTCACCATGCAGGCCTCCACCACCCAGAGCGTGGCCACCATGCTGTCGGTGGACACGGCCAGCACCGGCGTGTCGACGGGCAAGGTGCTGGGCCTGCACTGA
- a CDS encoding RebB family R body protein: MARSAPLSLAQAPAMAMGMTYLAMADSISLAMQNAVSNQQRGQVTAAAAVTQTLVLIIKLGANPK, encoded by the coding sequence GTGGCGCGTAGTGCCCCCCTGAGTCTGGCGCAGGCGCCCGCCATGGCGATGGGCATGACCTATCTGGCCATGGCGGACAGCATCAGCCTGGCCATGCAGAACGCGGTGTCCAACCAGCAACGCGGGCAGGTGACGGCGGCAGCCGCCGTCACCCAGACCCTCGTCTTGATCATCAAACTAGGAGCAAATCCCAAATGA
- the draG gene encoding ADP-ribosyl-[dinitrogen reductase] hydrolase: MRELFDKVLGAYLGLAIGDALGATVEFMRPREIEARYGVHTEIVGGGWLKLARGQVTDDTTLSLALGSALLQGGATALQGFAATQPDTTLVRGIGLAFVQWLQARPVDCGNTCRRGIQRFLIDGSLAGPYNPGDAGNGALMRNLPVVLATLHDEAAFERLSLAQAHLTHHHPLSDAATLGLGRLLRLLLRGAGQAECQRWAETWTTAHPAFGFTPYRGRATAYVVDTVQTVLHFLTRHDDFEAALVATVNQGDDADTTGALVGMLAGARCGAERLPQRWLHRLQPTTVQAITDQTSGLLALASCLEAHP; this comes from the coding sequence ATGCGTGAGCTGTTCGACAAGGTGCTCGGCGCCTACCTCGGGCTGGCCATCGGCGACGCGCTGGGCGCCACGGTGGAATTCATGCGCCCGCGCGAGATCGAGGCCCGCTACGGCGTGCACACCGAAATCGTCGGCGGCGGCTGGCTCAAGCTGGCGCGCGGCCAGGTCACCGACGACACCACCCTGAGCCTGGCCCTGGGCTCGGCCCTGCTGCAAGGCGGCGCCACCGCGCTGCAAGGCTTCGCCGCCACGCAGCCCGACACCACGCTCGTGCGCGGCATCGGCCTGGCCTTCGTGCAATGGCTGCAGGCCCGGCCGGTGGACTGCGGCAACACCTGCCGGCGCGGCATCCAGCGCTTTCTGATCGACGGCTCGCTGGCCGGCCCGTACAACCCGGGCGACGCCGGCAACGGCGCGCTGATGCGCAACCTGCCGGTGGTTCTGGCCACCCTGCACGACGAAGCCGCCTTCGAGCGCCTGTCGCTGGCCCAGGCCCACCTGACCCACCACCACCCGCTGTCCGACGCCGCCACCCTCGGCCTGGGCCGCCTGCTGCGCCTGCTGCTGCGCGGCGCGGGCCAGGCCGAGTGCCAGCGCTGGGCCGAGACCTGGACCACCGCTCACCCCGCCTTCGGCTTCACCCCCTACCGCGGCCGCGCCACCGCCTACGTGGTCGACACGGTGCAAACCGTGCTGCATTTCCTGACGCGGCACGACGACTTCGAGGCCGCGCTGGTGGCTACCGTGAACCAGGGCGACGACGCCGACACCACCGGCGCCCTGGTCGGCATGCTCGCGGGCGCGCGCTGCGGCGCCGAGCGGCTGCCGCAGCGCTGGCTGCACCGGCTGCAGCCCACCACCGTGCAGGCCATCACCGACCAGACCAGCGGCCTGCTGGCGCTGGCCTCATGCCTGGAGGCCCACCCATGA
- a CDS encoding RebB family R body protein translates to MAFPTAVNDQITDSVTQANTKVLGDAPAIAMGNLYQATAQALANAAHNATNAQQQSYVTSQSATTMGVATLYSLDTASTGIATKTILTPSSGVRGLGT, encoded by the coding sequence ATGGCCTTTCCGACCGCCGTAAACGATCAAATCACCGATTCCGTCACCCAGGCCAACACCAAGGTGTTGGGCGACGCGCCTGCCATTGCAATGGGCAACCTGTACCAGGCCACGGCACAGGCATTGGCCAATGCGGCACACAACGCCACCAACGCGCAGCAGCAAAGCTACGTGACCTCGCAGTCCGCCACGACCATGGGCGTGGCCACCCTGTACTCGCTGGACACCGCCAGCACCGGCATCGCCACCAAAACGATTCTGACCCCCAGCTCCGGCGTCAGAGGCCTGGGCACCTGA
- a CDS encoding YkgJ family cysteine cluster protein — MPEQTTPDDHGAEAFFRDLRGAFEHTLGGPGAADADRFQAVMLQAWDSFDGNVAIQSEGRPPIACRKGCPSCCTLRVTALAPEVFMVAAYLRATAPALRGHGIDLIGRLRDTDAATRGLGEEQRVALRRRCAFIEQGVCLIHRVRPLACRGHASHDRRACADAAAGRVDEVPFSGPHRVVRVLVQSALQAALRQQGLAWGAYELNHALVLALDDPSTPASWHHGSDPLAPAAVDLEHRDAMAAGFDAVAR; from the coding sequence ATGCCAGAGCAGACCACCCCCGACGACCACGGCGCCGAAGCCTTCTTCCGCGACCTGCGCGGTGCCTTTGAACACACCCTGGGCGGGCCCGGCGCGGCCGACGCCGACCGCTTCCAGGCTGTGATGCTCCAGGCCTGGGACAGCTTCGACGGCAACGTGGCGATCCAGTCCGAAGGCCGGCCCCCCATCGCCTGCCGCAAGGGCTGCCCGAGCTGCTGCACCCTGCGCGTGACCGCGCTCGCGCCCGAGGTGTTCATGGTGGCCGCCTACCTGCGCGCCACCGCGCCCGCGCTGCGCGGCCACGGCATCGACCTGATCGGCCGCCTGCGCGACACCGACGCCGCCACCCGCGGGCTGGGCGAAGAACAGCGCGTGGCCCTGCGGCGGCGCTGCGCCTTCATCGAACAGGGCGTGTGCCTGATCCACCGCGTGCGCCCGCTCGCCTGCCGCGGCCACGCCTCGCACGACCGCCGCGCCTGCGCCGACGCCGCAGCCGGCCGCGTGGACGAGGTGCCCTTCTCCGGGCCGCACCGCGTGGTGCGCGTGCTCGTGCAGTCCGCGCTGCAGGCCGCGCTGCGCCAACAGGGCCTGGCCTGGGGTGCCTATGAGCTCAACCACGCCCTGGTGCTGGCGCTGGACGACCCAAGCACCCCGGCCAGCTGGCACCACGGCAGCGACCCGCTGGCCCCGGCCGCGGTGGACCTGGAACACCGGGACGCCATGGCCGCGGGGTTTGATGCGGTGGCTCGCTGA
- a CDS encoding DUF1203 domain-containing protein — MKMLIKGIPSGYVDAIRSGDPDANGQAAVVRAAEGAANPCRHCLGLIAPGEEKLVLAYRPFDDPQPYAEVGPIFLHKRACKRYVADALPTWFNHLQPAIVRGYGHDNWIRYETGQVVKGEELTSKCREILTDPEVAYVHIRSKFNCFQCRVDRG; from the coding sequence ATGAAGATGCTGATCAAGGGAATTCCCAGTGGGTATGTCGACGCGATACGCAGCGGCGACCCAGACGCGAACGGGCAAGCGGCCGTCGTTCGGGCGGCGGAAGGTGCGGCAAACCCGTGCCGGCACTGCCTGGGACTCATTGCCCCGGGAGAAGAAAAACTCGTGTTGGCCTACCGGCCGTTTGACGACCCGCAACCGTATGCGGAGGTGGGCCCGATCTTCCTGCACAAGCGTGCCTGCAAGCGTTACGTGGCCGACGCCTTGCCCACGTGGTTCAACCACCTGCAACCGGCCATTGTTCGCGGCTACGGGCATGACAACTGGATCCGGTACGAAACGGGCCAGGTCGTCAAAGGCGAAGAACTCACCAGCAAATGCAGAGAAATTCTGACGGACCCCGAAGTGGCTTACGTCCACATCCGGTCCAAGTTCAACTGCTTCCAATGCCGCGTGGACCGGGGGTGA
- a CDS encoding helix-turn-helix domain-containing protein — translation MSYLNEVAEVRCLLERSACRHWWEVASLELFGQQPLLVDGAAGGSAEFKRDRSRMAHVRPPGPEHAHAPSDRATPLHGPRSVELALEFSRRPLGALRLRLLPHLAMGPGYESALTELAFQCAGTVQRLASQRWVVQAQLGAPCLIGSSPAMLALDRHIEESCVDTRPVALLGTSGNEALQTAVAIHHGGGGAGLAFVKVDCATTLEPPWRWVDRARGGTLFLCNPDSGTRADQEHLWLQLEQAIGHATQMDCHRACRLVIALKAQHLPDPNSSPVPYGAWSRCNWKVIPLPPLSQHPEDIPVLARAVLDYHGHSAEHRMTDALQHWCTNYTWPGNATQLEWTVARMAVLTANTPIGASDISLLSPRLLGDAGTAYTLAEPPAPRYENHDTAAPADGLPCVLARPVEHWVRCVLEHDTQAFAQLHVGLARALQYLCRQFHESISAEQLADQAHVSVSHLRFLFRDSLGLPFKLFLQHVRIAHAKRLLLASPQRRITDVALSVGFSDFSHFQKCFRLITGQTPGDLRRAWASQGSRPASRDTSDIPELQVRKQRDLIAQLTLNAVFQRDCRASTGGDG, via the coding sequence GTGTCCTACTTGAATGAGGTCGCCGAAGTTCGGTGCCTGCTGGAACGCAGCGCCTGCCGCCATTGGTGGGAAGTGGCCAGCCTGGAGCTTTTTGGGCAGCAACCCCTGCTGGTCGACGGCGCCGCGGGCGGCAGCGCTGAGTTCAAGCGCGACCGCAGCCGCATGGCCCATGTGCGTCCGCCAGGCCCTGAGCATGCCCATGCCCCGAGCGACCGTGCCACGCCATTGCACGGTCCACGCAGCGTGGAGCTGGCGCTGGAGTTTTCCCGCCGACCACTCGGCGCACTGCGGCTGCGGTTGTTGCCCCACCTGGCCATGGGGCCAGGGTACGAGTCGGCACTGACGGAGCTGGCCTTTCAGTGCGCCGGCACCGTCCAGCGCCTGGCCAGCCAGCGCTGGGTGGTGCAGGCGCAGCTGGGGGCGCCGTGCCTGATCGGCTCCAGCCCGGCCATGTTGGCCCTGGATCGCCACATTGAAGAGAGCTGTGTCGACACCCGCCCGGTCGCGCTGCTGGGCACGAGCGGCAACGAAGCCTTGCAAACAGCGGTGGCCATCCACCACGGCGGCGGCGGGGCCGGGCTGGCTTTCGTCAAGGTGGATTGCGCGACCACCTTGGAGCCGCCCTGGCGCTGGGTGGATCGCGCGCGCGGTGGCACCCTGTTCCTGTGCAACCCGGACAGCGGCACCCGCGCCGACCAGGAGCACCTGTGGCTGCAACTGGAGCAGGCCATCGGTCACGCCACGCAGATGGACTGCCACCGGGCCTGCCGGCTGGTGATTGCGCTGAAGGCACAGCACCTGCCAGATCCCAACAGCAGCCCCGTTCCTTACGGTGCCTGGAGCCGGTGCAACTGGAAGGTGATCCCCCTGCCGCCTCTCTCACAACACCCGGAAGACATTCCGGTGTTGGCGCGTGCCGTGCTGGACTACCACGGCCACAGCGCCGAGCACCGCATGACCGACGCCCTTCAACACTGGTGCACCAACTACACATGGCCCGGCAATGCCACGCAACTGGAGTGGACCGTGGCCCGCATGGCGGTGCTGACCGCCAACACGCCCATCGGTGCCAGCGACATCAGCCTGCTGTCCCCCCGCTTGTTGGGGGACGCCGGCACGGCGTACACCCTTGCGGAGCCGCCAGCACCCCGCTATGAAAACCACGACACCGCTGCGCCGGCGGACGGCCTTCCCTGCGTGTTGGCACGGCCCGTCGAGCACTGGGTGCGCTGTGTGCTGGAGCACGACACACAAGCGTTCGCGCAGCTGCATGTGGGGCTGGCCCGCGCCCTGCAGTATTTGTGCAGGCAGTTCCATGAATCGATCTCGGCCGAACAGCTGGCCGACCAGGCCCATGTGAGCGTCTCGCATCTGCGCTTCCTGTTTCGCGACAGCCTGGGCCTGCCGTTCAAGCTGTTTTTGCAGCATGTGCGCATTGCACACGCCAAGCGCCTGCTGCTGGCATCACCGCAACGCCGCATCACGGATGTGGCGCTCAGCGTGGGGTTCAGCGACTTCAGCCATTTCCAGAAATGCTTTCGCCTGATCACCGGTCAAACCCCCGGCGACCTGCGCCGCGCCTGGGCCTCGCAGGGGAGCCGGCCAGCCTCCCGTGACACCAGCGACATACCGGAATTGCAGGTCCGGAAACAGCGAGACCTCATCGCCCAACTGACGCTTAATGCCGTCTTCCAGCGCGACTGCCGTGCATCAACCGGAGGAGATGGATGA
- a CDS encoding FmdB family zinc ribbon protein: protein MPMFDYHCKACQAGFELLVRSSTVPTCPHCASTDLEKCVSRIAPAGKIEAIRLSNRRLAAAQGHFNHYSASEQARLLKGKSV, encoded by the coding sequence ATGCCCATGTTTGACTACCACTGCAAGGCCTGCCAGGCCGGGTTCGAGCTGCTCGTGCGCTCCAGCACCGTGCCCACCTGCCCGCACTGCGCCAGCACCGATCTGGAAAAGTGCGTCTCGCGCATCGCCCCGGCCGGCAAGATCGAAGCCATCCGCCTGTCCAACCGCCGCCTCGCCGCCGCGCAGGGCCACTTCAACCACTACAGCGCGTCCGAACAGGCGCGGCTGCTCAAAGGAAAGAGCGTGTAG
- a CDS encoding ArsC/Spx/MgsR family protein, with the protein MTHIVFFEKPGCGGNARQRAALEAAGHTLERRNLLTAHWSAERLRPFLAGHPVARWFNTAAPRVKSGEVKPEALGADAALALLLAEPLLIRRPLMQRSDDGSHHLGFDTAEVHAWVGLEATHAASPATLEGCASTRQRCPTPPAHPGAPHAHV; encoded by the coding sequence ATGACCCACATCGTCTTCTTTGAAAAACCCGGCTGCGGCGGCAACGCCCGCCAGCGCGCCGCGCTCGAAGCCGCTGGTCACACGCTGGAGCGGCGCAACCTGCTCACCGCGCACTGGAGCGCCGAGCGCCTGCGACCCTTTCTGGCGGGCCACCCGGTGGCCCGCTGGTTCAACACCGCAGCGCCGCGCGTCAAGAGCGGCGAAGTCAAGCCCGAAGCGCTGGGCGCTGATGCCGCGCTGGCACTGCTGCTGGCCGAGCCCTTGCTGATCCGCCGCCCGCTCATGCAGCGCAGCGACGACGGCAGCCACCACCTCGGCTTTGACACCGCCGAAGTCCACGCCTGGGTGGGCCTGGAAGCCACCCACGCCGCCAGCCCGGCCACGCTGGAAGGCTGCGCATCCACCCGCCAGCGCTGCCCCACCCCACCCGCCCACCCAGGAGCCCCCCATGCCCATGTTTGA
- a CDS encoding RebB family R body protein, protein MAFPTAVNSQITDSVTQSNLQVLGTAPAVAMGNLYQATAQALANAAHNATNAQQQMYVTAQAATTMGVSLLYSLDTAADGMATKAILSA, encoded by the coding sequence ATGGCCTTTCCTACCGCTGTCAACAGCCAGATCACCGATTCGGTGACGCAAAGCAACCTTCAGGTCCTGGGCACCGCGCCTGCCGTCGCGATGGGCAACCTGTACCAGGCCACGGCGCAAGCCTTGGCCAACGCGGCGCACAACGCCACCAATGCGCAGCAGCAGATGTATGTGACGGCGCAGGCCGCCACCACCATGGGCGTGTCCTTGCTGTACTCGTTGGACACGGCCGCCGATGGCATGGCGACCAAGGCCATCCTCAGCGCCTGA
- a CDS encoding RebB family R body protein, which translates to MAFPTAVNDQITDSVTQANTKVLGDAPAIAMGNLFQATAQALANAAHNATNAQQQSYVTAQAATTMGVATLYSVDTASTGVATKTILSS; encoded by the coding sequence ATGGCTTTTCCAACCGCAGTCAACGACCAGATCACCGATTCCGTCACGCAGGCCAACACCAAGGTGCTGGGTGACGCCCCGGCCATTGCCATGGGCAACCTGTTCCAGGCGACCGCCCAGGCCCTGGCCAATGCCGCGCACAACGCCACCAACGCGCAGCAGCAAAGCTACGTGACGGCGCAGGCCGCCACCACCATGGGTGTGGCCACCCTGTACTCGGTGGACACCGCCAGCACGGGCGTGGCCACCAAGACCATTCTGAGCAGCTGA
- a CDS encoding NAD(+)--dinitrogen-reductase ADP-D-ribosyltransferase, whose protein sequence is MSAPTHQAMDDGPDQPHRWYSTNLVGVPAPVLASTGFNAHPTRLSIAGVRQTQAGLFALLERSRDLNEAGDMFVHYLATAFGLRKPDPQALAAMGPAEQRRWRSSWRTLLQGWGMDANGPAGAVLKGWVESRFGLVPSYHKAPLERFPSPAWVGYLEEKAASRHHSNNILQQLDLLYEFCQWALQRFPLPGDAAPSEHLHLWRGSNRCEEQLINGSLQLRRCTVRLNNIVSFSLSPEDAACFGDWVFEALVPTCKVLVFPGLLPGHVLRGEQEVLALGGDYEVVARYA, encoded by the coding sequence GTGTCTGCCCCCACCCACCAGGCCATGGACGATGGACCGGATCAGCCCCACCGCTGGTACAGCACCAACCTCGTCGGCGTGCCGGCGCCGGTGCTCGCCAGCACCGGCTTCAACGCCCACCCCACGCGCCTGTCGATCGCCGGCGTGCGGCAGACCCAGGCCGGGCTGTTCGCGCTGCTGGAGCGTAGCCGCGACCTGAACGAGGCGGGCGACATGTTTGTGCACTACCTGGCCACCGCCTTCGGCCTGCGCAAACCCGATCCCCAGGCGCTCGCGGCCATGGGCCCCGCCGAGCAGCGGCGCTGGCGCAGCAGCTGGCGCACCCTGCTGCAGGGCTGGGGCATGGACGCCAACGGCCCGGCCGGCGCCGTGCTCAAGGGCTGGGTGGAAAGCCGCTTCGGCCTCGTGCCGAGCTACCACAAGGCGCCGCTGGAGCGCTTTCCCTCGCCGGCCTGGGTGGGTTACCTTGAAGAGAAAGCGGCCAGCCGACACCACAGCAACAACATCCTGCAGCAGCTCGACCTGCTCTACGAGTTCTGCCAATGGGCCCTGCAGCGCTTCCCGCTGCCCGGCGATGCCGCGCCCAGCGAACATCTGCACCTCTGGCGCGGCAGCAACCGCTGCGAAGAGCAGCTGATCAACGGAAGCCTCCAGTTGCGCCGCTGCACCGTGCGCCTGAACAACATCGTGTCGTTCAGCCTCTCGCCCGAAGACGCCGCCTGCTTCGGCGACTGGGTGTTCGAGGCGCTGGTACCGACCTGCAAGGTGCTGGTGTTCCCCGGCCTGTTGCCCGGCCATGTGCTGCGCGGCGAACAGGAGGTGCTCGCGCTCGGCGGCGACTACGAGGTGGTGGCCCGCTATGCGTGA
- the nifH gene encoding nitrogenase iron protein, whose protein sequence is MAKLRQIAFYGKGGIGKSTTSQNTLAALSDLGQKILIVGCDPKADSTRLILHAKAQDTILSLAAEAGSVEDLELEDVMKIGYKDIRCVESGGPEPGVGCAGRGVITSINFLEENGAYDGVDYVSYDVLGDVVCGGFAMPIRENKAQEIYIVMSGEMMAMYAANNISKGILKYANSGGVRLGGLVCNERQTDKELELAEALAGMLGSKLIHFVPRDNIVQHAELRRMTVIEYAPDSKQAAEYRTLASKIHNNAGNGTIPTPITMDQLEDMLMEFGIMQAIDESEVGKAAAAAAALAAA, encoded by the coding sequence ATGGCCAAACTTCGGCAAATCGCCTTCTACGGCAAAGGTGGCATCGGTAAATCGACCACGTCTCAAAACACACTGGCTGCTCTGTCCGACCTCGGCCAGAAAATCCTCATCGTCGGCTGCGACCCCAAGGCCGACTCGACCCGCCTGATCCTGCACGCCAAGGCCCAAGACACCATCCTCTCGCTGGCCGCTGAAGCCGGTTCGGTGGAGGACCTGGAGCTCGAAGACGTGATGAAGATCGGCTACAAGGACATCCGCTGCGTGGAATCCGGCGGCCCCGAGCCAGGCGTCGGCTGCGCTGGCCGCGGTGTGATCACCTCGATCAACTTCCTGGAAGAAAACGGCGCCTACGACGGTGTGGACTACGTGTCCTACGACGTGCTGGGTGACGTGGTGTGCGGCGGCTTCGCCATGCCCATCCGCGAAAACAAGGCGCAGGAAATCTACATCGTGATGTCGGGCGAGATGATGGCCATGTACGCGGCCAACAACATCTCCAAGGGCATTCTGAAGTACGCCAACTCGGGCGGCGTGCGCCTGGGTGGCCTGGTCTGCAACGAGCGCCAGACCGACAAGGAACTGGAACTGGCCGAAGCGCTGGCCGGCATGCTGGGCAGCAAGCTCATCCACTTCGTGCCGCGCGACAACATCGTGCAACACGCCGAGCTGCGCCGCATGACCGTGATCGAGTACGCGCCCGACTCCAAGCAGGCCGCCGAGTACCGCACCCTGGCCTCGAAGATCCACAACAACGCTGGCAACGGCACCATCCCCACCCCCATCACCATGGACCAGCTCGAGGACATGCTGATGGAGTTCGGGATCATGCAAGCGATCGACGAGTCCGAAGTCGGCAAGGCCGCTGCGGCCGCCGCCGCCCTGGCTGCCGCCTGA